In the genome of Candidatus Sulfotelmatobacter sp., the window CATCTGCAAGTCGTAGATCGCCAGCGCCTGCGGCGGCACGGCGGTGAGATGGTGGCGCAGCGCCGAGTTCGCCGCTCCGTCCGCCAGCGCGCCCAACGAGGGCGTCATGAACAAAGCGGCGAGGCGGCTGGCGGTGACGAGCAGGCTGAAGAGCGAGATCGCGGTCGCGATGCGGCGGGTGGTGACGCCGGCGTACCGCGCCGCGTAGGCGCCCATCGCCACCGACTGCGGGACCAGGTTCGCGGCGCTGGCGAGAACGACGTTGCCGTTGAGCAGCGCGCTCACGCGGCTTGCGCGCCGCGCAAGCGCACGCCGCGCACCTCCGCCGGGCCCAACACGCACAGGCCGCGCGTGGCCGGACCGAGCAACAGCCGCGCCAGCTCGTCGACCTCGGCCGAGGTCACGGCGTCGAAGCGCTGCTCGACCTCCTCGGCCGAGATCTGGCGACCGTGCACGAGGTGGTTGCGCGCCAGCCGTGACATGCGGTTGTAGGTGCTCTCCAGCGCCAGCGTCAGGTTGCCCTTGAGGTGCTCGCGCGCGCGCTCGACCTCGTCCTCGCGCACGCCCTCGTGCAGCAGCCGGTCGAGCTCGTCGACGACGACGTCGACGCACTCCTGGACGCGCTCGGGCGCGCAGCCGGCGCTCACGCCGAACAGCCCCGCGTCGCGGTAGCCTTGCTGAAAGGTGCTGATCTCGTAGGCCAACGCGCGCTCTTCGCGCACGCTCTGGAACAGCCGGCTCGACATCCCGCCGCCGAGCAGCATGTCGAGCACCGAGAGCGCGTAGCGCCGCTCGGCGCGCAGCGAGAGCCCCGGCGTCCCGAGCATGACGTACGCCTGCTCCGTCTCGTCGAGCGTCACGTCGACCGCCGGCGTGAAGCGCGGCTGCTCGAGCGCCGGCGGCGTCGCCGGGCCTGCGAACGATGCGAACGCCTCACCGATGAGCGCGACGACCGCATCGTGCTCGAGATTCCCCGCGGCCGCGACGAACACCGTCGCCGGCGCATAGCGGCCGGCGCGCCAGGCCAGCAGGTCTTCGCGCTCGAGCGTGCCGACGGTCTCGACGAACCCGATGGTCGGATCGCCGAGGTTCGCGCCGCGCCACAGCGCGCGGGTGAAGCGATCGTGGAGCACCTCGGCCGGCGCGTCGTCGTACATCCGGATCTCTTCGAGCACGACCTGGCGCTCGCGCTGCAGGTCGTCGGCCGCGACAATCGCGTGTTGCAGCATATCGGCGAGCACGTCGACGGCGAGCGGAAGATGGCGGTCGACGACGTGAGCGTAGAAGCACGTCGTCTCCTTGTCGGTCATCGCGTTGAGCTCGCCACCGACCGCGTCCATCTGCTCGGCGATCGCGCGCGCGGTCCGGCGCGGCGTCCCCTTGAACACCATGTGCTCGAGCAGATGCGAGATGCCGCGGCGCTCGGCCGGCTCAGCCGCCGAGCCGACGTCGCACCACACGCCGAGCGTCGCGGAACGCACGTGCGGCATCGATTCGGTCAGCACCAGCAGACCGCTGGGAAGCGTGGACATCCGGATCATCCGTCGGTTCCCTTCGACAGGGACGCTCGGAAGGCCGGGTCCCAGAAGATCCCGTGCCCGGCGCGCAGCCGTGCCACGACCGATCCGCGCTCCGCGCGGGGGACGGTGAT includes:
- a CDS encoding pitrilysin family protein; translated protein: MSTLPSGLLVLTESMPHVRSATLGVWCDVGSAAEPAERRGISHLLEHMVFKGTPRRTARAIAEQMDAVGGELNAMTDKETTCFYAHVVDRHLPLAVDVLADMLQHAIVAADDLQRERQVVLEEIRMYDDAPAEVLHDRFTRALWRGANLGDPTIGFVETVGTLEREDLLAWRAGRYAPATVFVAAAGNLEHDAVVALIGEAFASFAGPATPPALEQPRFTPAVDVTLDETEQAYVMLGTPGLSLRAERRYALSVLDMLLGGGMSSRLFQSVREERALAYEISTFQQGYRDAGLFGVSAGCAPERVQECVDVVVDELDRLLHEGVREDEVERAREHLKGNLTLALESTYNRMSRLARNHLVHGRQISAEEVEQRFDAVTSAEVDELARLLLGPATRGLCVLGPAEVRGVRLRGAQAA